The following proteins come from a genomic window of Gossypium raimondii isolate GPD5lz chromosome 5, ASM2569854v1, whole genome shotgun sequence:
- the LOC105768276 gene encoding (+)-delta-cadinene synthase isozyme XC14 produces MASQVSQMPSSSPLSSHKDEMRPKADFPPSIWRDFFHNCPDKNIDAETEKRHQQLKEEVRKMIVAPMANSTQKLTFIDSVQRLGVSYHFTKEIEDELVNIYHNNNDAENDLYTTSLRFRILREHGFHVSCSAFNKFNDEQGNFKSSVTNDVRGLLELYEASYLRVHGEDILDEAISFSANHLSLAVASLDYPLSEQVSHALKQSIRRGLPRVEARHYLSVYQDIESHNKALLEFAKIDFNMLQLLHRKELSEICRWWKDLDFQRKLPYTRDRVVECYFWILGVYFEPQYSLGRKMMTKVIIMTSVIDDTYDSYATYDELIPYTSAIERWEIKCIDQLPEYMKLSYKALLDVYEEMKQLVVEHGRQYRVEYAKNAMIRLSQSYFVEAKWTLQNYKPSFEEFKINALSSSGYAMLAITSFVGMGDIVTPETFKWAANEPKIIQASTIICRFTDDIAEHKFEHRREDDWSVIDYYMKEYNVTAQEAYDVFNKYIESAWKDTNQELLKPTEMPTEVMNRSLNLSRVMDVVYKEGDGYTYVRKAMKDVITSLLIEPVTL; encoded by the exons ATGGCTTCACAAGTTTCTCAAATGCCTTCTTCATCACCCCTTTCTTCCCATAAGGATGAAATGCGTCCCAAAGCCGATTTTCCGCCTAGCATTTGGCGAGATTTCTTCCACAACTGTCCCGACAAG AATATTGATGCTGAAACTGAAAAACGCCACCAACAATTGAAAGAAGAAGTGAGGAAGATGATTGTGGCACCAATGGCTAATTCAACCCAAAAGTTAACCTTCATTGATTCAGTTCAAAGACTGGGTGTGAGTTACCATTTCACCAAGGAGATCGAAGATGAACTAGTGAACATCTACCATAACAACAATGATGCCGAGAACGACCTCTACACTACATCTCTTAGATTCCGAATACTCCGAGAGCATGGATTCCATGTTTCATGCA GCGCATTCAACAAGTTTAACGACGAGCAAGGGAATTTCAAGTCATCTGTGACAAACGATGTTCGAGGATTGTTGGAACTTTACGAGGCCTCCTATTTGAGGGTTCATGGGGAAGATATATTGGATGAAGCAATTTCTTTCTCCGCCAACCATTTAAGCCTTGCGGTGGCATCTTTGGACTATCCTTTGTCCGAACAGGTTTCTCATGCTTTGAAACAATCAATTCGAAGAGGCTTGCCAAGGGTTGAGGCAAGGCACTATCTTTCGGTATACCAAGATATTGAGTCCCATAATAAGGCTTTGTTGGAGTTTGCTAAGATCGATTTCAACATGTTACAACTTTTGCATAGGAAAGAGCTAAGTGAGATTTGTAG GTGGTGGAAGGATCTAGACTTTCAAAGAAAGTTGCCATATACAAGAGATAGAGTCGTTGAATGCTATTTTTGGATCTTGGGAGTGTACTTTGAGCCCCAATATTCACTTGGTAGAAAGATGATGACAAAAGTGATAATAATGACATCTGTTATAGATGATACATATGACTCATATGCAACATATGATGAGCTCATTCCCTATACAAGTGCTATTGAGAg GTGGGAAATTAAATGCATAGACCAACTTCCAGAATATATGAAACTGAGCTACAAGGCACTATTAGATGTTTATGAAGAAATGAAACAACTAGTGGTTGAGCACGGGAGACAATATCGTGTCGAATATGCGAAAAATGCA ATGATACGACTTTCTCAATCCTACTTTGTGGAGGCCAAATGGACTCTTCAAAACTACAAACCATCATTCGAGGAATTTAAGATTAATGCATTGTCATCTTCTGGTTATGCCATGCTTGCTATTACATCTTTCGTCGGTATGGGAGATATCGTAACACCAGAGACCTTTAAATGGGCAGCCAATGAACCTAAGATCATTCAAGCTTCCACAATTATTTGTAGGTTTACGGATGATATTGCTGAACACaag TTCGAGCATAGGAGAGAAGACGATTGGTCAGTAATCGACTATTACATGAAAGAATATAACGTAACAGCACAAGAGGCATACGATGTATTCAACAAATATATTGAGAGTGCTTGGAAAGATACGAATCAAGAGCTTCTGAAACCAACAGAAATGCCAACAGAGGTTATGAATCGTAGCCTAAACCTTTCAAGGGTAATGGATGTGGTTTACAAGGAAGGAGATGGCTATACATATGTTAGAAAAGCGATGAAAGATGTAATCACTTCATTGTTGATTGAGCCAGTCACACTTTGA
- the LOC105768270 gene encoding scarecrow-like protein 21 — MDSRLCRYGVISAGLSYSTSSSAVPLVPNSLFSSLKSNIGNSPISCFSTQPDCDTNTALSDSQERYNSTENLSGYASCNSSLESSTYFHQLSPSVDCRRESLLVHSDGTSYIEDANSSHEIVYTSQELGTALMAPDGANEVTNTPQTNGQQYRASSKDCQGSSMCQPQTTFVTNCRQSTEAARVEKRLTAIEDLSLQRIPPGNLKQLWIACAKTLSENNIDKFNMLIAKARVAVSIYGEPIQRLGAYMMEGLVARKEASGSNIYRSLHCQEPEGKDLLTYMHTLYEICPYLKFGYMAANGAIAEACRTEDRIHIIDFQIAQGTQWVTLLQALAARPGGAPYVRITGIDDPVSKYARGGGLEAVERRLMALSEQFGIPVEFHGMPVFAADITRDMLDVKPGEALAVNFPLQLHHTPDESVDVNNPRDGILRMVRSLSPKVITLVEQESNTNTAPFLPRFIENLEYYLAMFESIDETMPRHRRERINVEQHCLARDIVNVIACEGKERVERHELFGKWKSRLTMAGFRPYPLSSYVNSVMRGLLKCYSKHYTLVEKDGAMLLGWKDRNLISASAWCCDG, encoded by the coding sequence ATGGACTCACGCCTTTGTAGATACGGTGTGATCAGTGCTGGCTTATCCTATTCAACCTCTTCTTCAGCTGTTCCTTTGGTGCCTAACAGTTTGTTTAGTTCTTTAAAATCGAACATAGGAAACTCACCAATCTCGTGCTTTTCAACTCAACCTGATTGTGATACCAACACTGCGTTGAGTGACAGCCAGGAGCGGTACAACTCCACAGAGAATCTCTCAGGATATGCTTCTTGTAACTCTTCTCTTGAATCCAGCACATATTTCCATCAATTGAGTCCCTCAGTGGACTGCAGGCGTGAAAGCTTACTGGTCCATTCTGATGGAACTTCTTATATAGAAGATGCAAATTCTAGCCATGAAATAGTATATACTTCGCAAGAGCTAGGGACAGCACTCATGGCACCTGATGGGGCCAATGAAGTAACCAATACACCACAGACAAATGGCCAGCAATACAGGGCATCGAGTAAGGACTGCCAAGGATCTTCCATGTGTCAACCTCAGACAACCTTTGTTACTAACTGTAGGCAGTCAACTGAAGCTGCTCGTGTAGAGAAACGTCTGACTGCAATAGAGGATTTATCTTTGCAGAGGATTCCACCAGGGAATCTAAAGCAGTTGTGGATTGCATGTGCTAAAACTCTCTCTGAAAACAATATCGATAAATTCAATATGTTGATTGCAAAGGCCAGGGTTGCTGTGTCTATCTACGGAGAACCAATCCAGCGTCTTGGTGCTTACATGATGGAAGGGTTGGTAGCAAGGAAGGAGGCATCGGGATCTAACATATATCGATCCCTTCATTGCCAAGAGCCGGAAGGCAAGGACTTGCTCACATACATGCATACCCTGTATGAAATTTGCCCGTACTTGAAGTTTGGATACATGGCTGCCAATGGGGCCATTGCTGAAGCATGCAGAACCGAAGATCGCATCCACATTATTGATTTCCAGATTGCTCAGGGAACACAGTGGGTGACCCTCTTGCAAGCACTTGCAGCCAGACCAGGCGGAGCTCCTTATGTGCGGATTACAGGAATTGATGATCCTGTTTCTAAATATGCCCGTGGTGGTGGATTAGAAGCTGTCGAAAGACGTTTGATGGCACTATCCGAGCAGTTTGGTATTCCAGTTGAGTTCCATGGAATGCCAGTTTTTGCAGCAGATATCACAAGGGACATGCTTGATGTCAAGCCTGGGGAGGCTCTTGCTGTCAACTTTCCACTGCAGCTCCATCACACCCCCGACGAGAGTGTAGATGTGAACAATCCCAGGGACGGGATTCTGCGAATGGTAAGGTCACTTTCTCCCAAGGTTATCACCTTGGTTGAGCAAGAATCAAACACGAACACAGCCCCTTTCCTCCCTAGGTTCATTGAGAATTTGGAGTACTACTTGGCAATGTTCGAGTCCATAGATGAGACGATGCCAAGACATAGAAGGGAACGAATTAATGTTGAGCAGCACTGCCTGGCCAGGGATATCGTAAACGTCATTGCTTGCGAGGGAAAGGAGAGGGTTGAGCGCCATGAGCTCTTTGGTAAGTGGAAGTCTAGGCTAACAATGGCTGGATTCCGACCATACCCTTTAAGCTCTTACGTCAATTCAGTGATGCGAGGCCTGCTAAAGTGTTACTCTAAACATTACACATTGGTGGAGAAAGATGGTGCAATGTTGTTGGGGTGGAAGGACCGGAACCTTATATCGGCTTCTGCTTGGTGCTGCGATGGCTGA